The candidate division TA06 bacterium genomic interval TGTAACCGGGTATGAATGGTCTTGGACTTGGCCTTCCCGGCCGGGACCGGCCGGTTTTTGACTATCTCCAGGGGAACCAGCGAGACCGCCGTAAGAGAATCTCCCTTGAGTTCCGCGAACAACAGGGTGCTTTCCCTGCATATCTCATTTATCTGGTCAAAAATGAAATTCCCCAGGCTGTAGGCTATGATCCCCCTTTTATAGAATTCCACCCCCTGCAAAACGTGGGGATGATGCCCGTG includes:
- a CDS encoding CapA family protein, with the protein product MGRLAIDCGAKIVHGHHPHVLQGVEFYKRGIIAYSLGNFIFDQINEICRESTLLFAELKGDSLTAVSLVPLEIVKNRPVPAGKAKSKTIHTRLQHLCRKLGTVVLLEDQTLQLRPAAKRSE